The Idiomarina loihiensis L2TR genomic sequence AGCCAGCGCTTCGATTTGCGCTACGGTCGCATCAACATCGGTTGTTTCAGTATTTGTCATGGACTGCACAGCAATCGGTGCGCCATCGCCAATAGGCACATTACCTACATACAAGCGGCGTGAAGGACGGCGTTTAATTGGATTTTCGTGCATCATAACCTTAAATTGACCTCTACTGCTCTTCTGACGGTACGGTAAAGCGCGCGACACGACCAGTCCGGAACTGGTCCATATTAAAGGCATTACCGTTAAAGCTGACATTAACAGCTTCAGGTTTACACAGTGTTACTGAAAAAGGCGCTTCGCCAGGGACTGGCATACGGTAGCCTGCAGCTTTTACACCAACAGCCTGAGTTTCACCGGAAGCATCATCAATTTTAACCCAGCATTCTTCATTAAACTCTAACACCAGGCTGGCTGAAACCGCTTCTGGTTGCGGCGACGGCTCAACAGCTTCTGACTCGACCGAAGTTTCAGCTTGGTTATCTGTCTGCTCGGCAGTTTCAGTTGGTAACTCTTGGGTATCGTTAACATCATTAGCCGCCGAATCAGTGTTAGCGGCCTGCGATTCGTCGTTATTCTCGTTGTCATTCTCGCCGCTTTCACTAACGGGTTCTTGTACCGACTCGACCGCAACATTCGTGTCATCAGCTTCAACTTCTGACTCTAATATAGCTTCATCTTCATTCGGCGCAATTTGTGGCTCTGTCGGCTGGTTTGAAATTTCAATATCACCGACGTTATCAGCTTCATCATCAGTATTTACCGGAGAAACTTCTGAACTTTCCTGCGTGCCAGTTTCGCCTTCACTAAAACCAAGATCCGGCTCTTGCCACCACCAAATAACCAAGGCCACAACAATAATGATAACCACATAAGTAATTAACATTAAGCGGTTGTCGCTTTCTTCATGCTTTTTACGTCTTGAGAAGCTCTGCATCTGGCTGCTTTCAACTTCTTTATAGCCTCTGGCTTTATAAGCCTCAAACAGCTCGGTATCGTCTAAATCAAGCAGTTTGGCGTAAGAGCGTAAATAACCTTTAATAAAGGTTGCCGTAGAGAAAGTTGAATAATCATCGGCTTCCAGTAATTCAATAATCTGCTTTCGCAAACGCAACTGGTCTGCAACCTCGCGTTGCTCTAAACCTTTAGCTTCACGGGCTTCTCTCAGAATTTCACCAGGACCTTTACTCGGCTTTTGCTCTGTTTCTTGTGCCGCTTCCGATTCTGGCTTTTTGTTATCTTGTGTTGATTCGTTTTCAGCAGTCATGATTGTAAGGGGTTTCCCTGTTATGGTTGAGCTGCGTCGTGACCTACCCGAGCCAGACATTCGGCTTTATTGGCCTCAGCTCTGGCATGATGTGGATACACTGGATCCAATGTCACTTTATCAAAATACCTGAGTGCTTTTTCCCAGTCACCAGCCACACACAGTGCAACCGCATAGTTATTGTACAATGCACCGCTCATAGGTTGCCATGATAATGTCTGTTGGTAAAGTGACAAAGCAGAATCAACGTCATTTGTCGCTAAATACCATTGCCCTAAGGCAAGATTGGCATCCAGAGACCGGGGATTGTTCGTCAATGCGGTTTGCAAATGCGGATGCGCAAGCTTCAATTTCCCTTGCGCCAAATAAGCAAGTCCAAGCTGCAACCGTACATCATTACCCACAGATACCGACTGTTCAGGGTTAGCGGTACAACCATATAGCGCTGCGGCTATCAATAATAAAGCGGTTCGCATTATCACACTCCTTGTGCCTGCGATTCTGTTAATTTACGTGGTCTTTACAGCTATTGCTTCCCCACCACGCTGTTTCTGCTGACGTTTCAGTATACGTTTTGTACGATCGATGACATCGCCCACTAATTGCCCGCAAGCTGCATCGATATCATCCCCACGAGTCTTCCGTACCATTACCGTCAAACCGTACTCCATAAGCACTTTGGCAAAACGGTCAATTCGCGAGTTACTGGAGCGTCCGTAGTCCGAACCCGGGAAAGGATTAAATGGAATAAGATTAATTTTACTCGGGGTATCTTTTAAGGTTTTTGCCAGCGCATGTGCCTGATCGGTTGAATCGTTCACATGGTCCAGCATGACATACTCTACCGTTACTTTACGCTGAGCTTTTGACTGCTCAACATAACGACGGCTGGATGCCAGAAATTCTTCAATATTGTACTTCTTATTAATAGGTACAATCTCGTTGCGCAACTCATCGTCTGGCGCGTGCAACGAAATAGCCAACATCACATCAATGCGTTCACGCAGTTTTTCCAACGCAGGAACAACACCTGAAGTACTTAACGTAACGCGGCGTTTGGATAAACCGAAACCCAGGTCATCTAACATTAGCTCCATTGCCGGAACTACATTGTTTAAGTTAAGCAAAGGTTCCCCCATGCCCATCATAACCACGTTCGTTACGGGTTTAATTCCGGTCTTGCCATAAGCCCCTAACAGCTGATTCACCCGCCATACCTGACCGATGATTTCTGCCACACTGAGGTTACGGTTAAAGCCTTGAGCCCCGGTTGAGCAGAAAGTGCATTCTAATGCACAACCAACCTGAGAAGACACGCACAAAGTAGCGCGATCACCCTCGGGTATCCATACTGTTTCCACGTCCTGACCGTCAAACAGGGTCATGGCGAACTTAATCGTACCGTCCGATGACTGCTGCTGTTCGCGAACTTCAGGCGCGCGTATTTCAGCGACTTGCTTGAGCTTTTCACGCAAGGCTTTATTAAGATTGGTCATCTCATCAAAGTCATCGACACAAAAGTGATACAGCCACTTCATTACTTGTTCAGCACGAAATGGTTTCTCACCCATTTCACGAAAGAACTCTTTAATTCCCTCACGATTCAGGTCGAGTAAGTTCACTTTTTTATCTATTGCGTTGGTCATAAAGCTCCGGTTTTCTGATGCAGCCTGACGTTTCCGTCAGGCTCTCACCTGATGCAATAGCATCAGGCTACATTCGAATACAGTCTTAGCGAGTGCGCTGGCAAACTTCTTCGTCGCTGAAGA encodes the following:
- a CDS encoding RodZ domain-containing protein; this encodes MTAENESTQDNKKPESEAAQETEQKPSKGPGEILREAREAKGLEQREVADQLRLRKQIIELLEADDYSTFSTATFIKGYLRSYAKLLDLDDTELFEAYKARGYKEVESSQMQSFSRRKKHEESDNRLMLITYVVIIIVVALVIWWWQEPDLGFSEGETGTQESSEVSPVNTDDEADNVGDIEISNQPTEPQIAPNEDEAILESEVEADDTNVAVESVQEPVSESGENDNENNDESQAANTDSAANDVNDTQELPTETAEQTDNQAETSVESEAVEPSPQPEAVSASLVLEFNEECWVKIDDASGETQAVGVKAAGYRMPVPGEAPFSVTLCKPEAVNVSFNGNAFNMDQFRTGRVARFTVPSEEQ
- a CDS encoding tetratricopeptide repeat protein, whose product is MRTALLLIAAALYGCTANPEQSVSVGNDVRLQLGLAYLAQGKLKLAHPHLQTALTNNPRSLDANLALGQWYLATNDVDSALSLYQQTLSWQPMSGALYNNYAVALCVAGDWEKALRYFDKVTLDPVYPHHARAEANKAECLARVGHDAAQP
- a CDS encoding bifunctional tRNA (adenosine(37)-C2)-methyltransferase TrmG/ribosomal RNA large subunit methyltransferase RlmN: MTNAIDKKVNLLDLNREGIKEFFREMGEKPFRAEQVMKWLYHFCVDDFDEMTNLNKALREKLKQVAEIRAPEVREQQQSSDGTIKFAMTLFDGQDVETVWIPEGDRATLCVSSQVGCALECTFCSTGAQGFNRNLSVAEIIGQVWRVNQLLGAYGKTGIKPVTNVVMMGMGEPLLNLNNVVPAMELMLDDLGFGLSKRRVTLSTSGVVPALEKLRERIDVMLAISLHAPDDELRNEIVPINKKYNIEEFLASSRRYVEQSKAQRKVTVEYVMLDHVNDSTDQAHALAKTLKDTPSKINLIPFNPFPGSDYGRSSNSRIDRFAKVLMEYGLTVMVRKTRGDDIDAACGQLVGDVIDRTKRILKRQQKQRGGEAIAVKTT